A part of Entelurus aequoreus isolate RoL-2023_Sb linkage group LG03, RoL_Eaeq_v1.1, whole genome shotgun sequence genomic DNA contains:
- the LOC133645958 gene encoding ras association domain-containing protein 9-like gives MDIFHVAVSGAQTSAKAFKGADTTLGIDGQTTKDCEVVTGKEIQVTVCKEEKVVCGVTKHTTCADVIQALLDDHRSIAESKRLLHGESKDFCLLERWKGFERALPPLTRILRLWNAWGDQRPFIQFVLVKTSDFVPTRAMKGPKSRSSSKAVRSVKNLQMLPVDKQKRVVKKVFRKLEKIHKDGKVEIQDMVQIILDQDHTIQEQIQRMRDLDFQTTQLQVQKEGEEFFEDCGSTLNPEQLDELLHASEDVHQLELQLQRHQAVITQLSHDIDAELSMAGEREEAKASSWTYRETDQSLLADLERMQAELRRSVLAGLALCGQAAEVDKQLHRSETSLLSRDQECRQLATQLGLLQMGEAAEEAPVAVKMGTRAATVKQGSSLADVTDTDSDTGISSTHSQDSLSPGQNFHPPLDTDV, from the coding sequence GACCAAAGACTGCGAGGTCGTGACGGGGAAGGAGATTCAGGTGACGGTCTGCAAGGAAGAGAAGGTCGTCTGTGGGGTGACCAAACACACCACCTGTGCTGACGTCATTCAGGCATTACTAGACGATCACAGATCCATCGCAGAGAGCAAGCGGCTCCTGCATGGAGAGTCCAAAGACTTTTGTCTGCTGGAGCGCTGGAAGGGTTTCGAAAGAGCCTTGCCGCCACTCACCAGGATTCTGAGGCTGTGGAACGCTTGGGGCGACCAGAGACCCTTCATCCAATTTGTTCTGGTCAAAACCAGCGACTTCGTGCCCACGCGGGCCATGAAGGGTCCAAAGAGCAGAAGCAGCAGCAAGGCTGTGAGAAGCGTGAAGAACCTTCAGATGCTGCCTGTGGACAAGCAGAAGCGTGTGGTGAAGAAAGTCTTCAGGAAGCTGGAGAAGATTCACAAGGACGGCAAAGTGGAGATCCAGGACATGGTGCAGATCATTCTGGACCAGGACCACACCATCCAGGAGCAGATCCAGCGAATGAGGGATCTGGATTTCCAGACAACGCAGCTTCAGGTGCAGAAAGAAGGAGAAGAGTTTTTTGAGGACTGTGGATCCACTTTAAACCCAGAGCAGCTTGATGAGCTCCTGCACGCCAGTGAAGACGTCCACCAGCTGGAGCTTCAGCTTCAGAGGCACCAGGCCGTCATCACGCAACTGAGTCACGACATCGATGCAGAGCTGAGCATGGCAGGCGAGCGGGAAGAAGCGAAGGCTTCTTCCTGGACCTACCGTGAGACCGACCAGTCTCTGCTGGCCGATCTGGAGAGGATGCAGGCGGAGCTGAGACGCAGCGTCTTGGCGGGCTTGGCCCTTTGTGGGCAAGCGGCGGAAGTGGATAAGCAGCTTCATCGGTCCGAGACCTCTCTGCTCTCCAGAGATCAGGAGTGCCGGCAGCTGGCCACTCAGCTCGGCTTGCTGCAAATGGGCGAAGCCGCAGAGGAGGCGCCTGTTGCCGTGAAAATGGGGACTCGGGCGGCAACGGTCAAGCAGGGCTCGTCCCTCGCCGACGTgacggacacggactctgacactGGCATTAGTTCCACACACAGTCAGGACTCGCTGTCACCCGGCCAAAACTTTCATCCTCCACTGGACACGGACGTCTGA